The nucleotide sequence ATCActctggaacactggaacaggttgcccagggaggtggctgaggtcccatccttggagatattcaaggtgaggctcaacagggctctgggcaacctggtctagcagaggatgtccctgctgactgcagaggaggttggactgcaggagctttggaggtgcctttcaacccagagcattctctgCTTCTATGATTCGCTGAGATCTACACAAAGAAACAAGAGCACGACCTGGACGCCTGCACGAGCCAGAAGCACATCTCCAGATTGAGCAGGACAAACCCCACTgaagtgaaaagagaaaagagcagaggtcCTAAGAGAAGACAGAgtccagctctctgcaggaggagcattGTCACTGACCAGGAGACACAGAAGCAGCCTCGGGTGCACGGGCTCTGGTACCACACACTGCACGGGGGGGAAGATGCCGTCGGAAAAGGCAAGGGTCTTGCTCAGCTGGCATTAGCTAGAAGGCAACTGTGCACTCTACAAAGACATTCACTGAGCAGCCAACAAGTCTGAGCAGACTGGTAGGtctaagaggagctgtaccagcagagcctgtcctcagaACACTAACAGACAACAGCATTATTCAGTGCATCGCAGGGCAAGTCCAACTCACTTAACCACCCTGCAGCGGGCAAGCAGGTCCTGAATGGGCTCCTAGTGCCTGTGTTGAACTGAAAGCTGCCTTCACACTGGCCCCTGAAACTCAAGTGACAAGCACTTAGCTTTGTGCACTGTGTGTTCTACCTGCACCAAAACAAAGGAttggcagcagcctccctcttgCAGACACACTTCATTTCTCTCAGGagcccttccctctgccctgctgcccgcagcACGCCAAGGCCTTTGCAAAGCAGACAAGGGCACATTGTGTGCACATTGGGGTGCATTTAAATTCCAGCTGGAAGAAATTCCAACAACTCTTGAGCACACAGGTTGTACCAATTACTGGTTACAGCTGCACTTCAAAATGATGCCATGAATGAAAGCACTCTCCCATAAAAGGACTAAAACATTAACCGTCTGAGGGAGCAAGCTCATGCTTGGGTCAGTGTCACAGGCCAGCCTCACACACAGAGTATTTGCTGCCTCAAAAAAGCTTTGCTTACCAAAAAAAGTAAGCACCAACAGCTGATGCTCTCACCATGTGCACAGCTCACATCAAAGACCAACTGtcagagaactgttttggttgggaaagacctccaagatcgagtccaactgtcaacccaccaccaccatggccactaacccatggccccaagtgccatggccacaggtttttgaacacctccagggctggggactccaccacgtccctgggcagcctctgccagtccctgaccactcttgcagcaaagaaatttttccccatctgcaacccaaacctccccaagcacaatttcctctcctatcacctgctGCTAGAGcaaaaagaccaacccccacctcactgcagcctcctttcagggagctgtagagagagagcaatgaggtctgaaCTTTCTGATGCTGTTCTGAATGCGCAGCAGCAAAGACCATAGGCAGCACCACAATACAGcgagcacagctcagccagctgtGAGCTTCATGAAAGTTTAATCTTGCTTTACAGGAAGTCAGGCTCaatgttttcccttctctttggaTAGGCTTAATGCATTCTGCAGACATGCAACACAACAGAAACCTCTTTGAGTACTCTTACTGCTTGAATAAATCTCTTGCTCACAGACTTAGCAACTTGAAAGCATCATCTTAGGAGTGGTAGAATTTGCAAGGCATTGAGATGCAAACCTAAACTTGGACTCTACACATGAATGAGACCTGTTAGCCAGCTCATCCTGAAGCCTTGGCAACTGATCTGTTAACTGCCAGGCCCAGATACTCAACAAGCTCTTTACAGTTCTGGGCTTCAGGAGCGTTTGGACTTCCTCCAGTCTATGCCAGAAAGATTGGAGAAGCCACAGCAGCATTTTTAAGGTGCTGAATGTTGACAAatcatggcaaaaaaaaaatgggattTGTAagactggaggggaaaaaaaccaaaccaaaacaacccccaaaacaacagtaGGAAAGAAATTGGTTTACAAGAAGCAAGTCAGTCTACTCTTGTGTTTTGCTCCTCTAGAATCATTTATATTACAGACCAGAAGACAAAGGCTTGGAGATACAGCACACCACTGTCACCACATTGCTTGAGCAGGAGCTCCAACAACACACGGCAGGGCTGAAGCTCAGTTCTACCCATGGCTGGCAGGTTTAATTGGCAAGCAGTAATTGTCCTCTTTTccttcagcccagcagcagttctCCCAACTGAGGTGACCAAACTCAGGCCTTTTATTCCACTGAACAAAGCAcacaggagggaaggagcagaaagCTCTCCTCGAGTTTTACTCCAGCACTTCACCCAAGTGTAAATAAAGGGGTAAGGAATTTCTCTCTGGAGTGTACTTAACCACTGTGCTGTATACAAATGGCATCAGTGTGGTGCTTAAGTGAATCACAGCTCCACATCAGTCATTAACTTTGAATACACACATTAAGTATGGGCTTCTCCCTTCCTTCACCAACCTTTTAAGTTTGGGAAAAAAGATCTACATACCTTTTGTTGAATTCCATCCTAATGAGTTCTAAAGTGAAAGTCTTGCATCTGAAGAAAGCACAAGGCAGCAACCTTTCTGTAGAGTGCTTAACCTGCTCTTAAGGCTAAGGGACACTTGCCCCAGCAACTCTTATTGAGCAGGGAATCCATCAGAGAGGAACTGAGAGCTTGTGAGCAAGTAGGTCAATCAGAATGGACATTTAGGTTTTGCTATATCCTTCATCAGGAGGCCAAGTAAACTTTAATCCTCTGGATTTATTTCAGGTCATCTTTGGTGGAGGTTATTCCTGTACCTTTTCCTCATATCCTGGAATTATTTGGCCCTGGAGTTATTTCCACATTGACTGATTTTTAGAacgtgtggggttttttttttgcagtgacCATTTACATCACCACTGGGTTCCCCTAAGCTTCCCAAGCATTTACACACGAGGTCTTCATTAATCCACGGTTGTATCAAGGGCTCCCTAGCACCAGGGGTGTTCTTAAGCCTTTGGAGTACCTACTTCATTTCTACTgtgagaccaaaaaaaaatatgcagaaaTAGTTTAACTGAGCCTAGGTAATCACGACAAGAGATTAATTAAAATGCCAAGATAGGAAACAATTTATTatagagagaagaaaaatttcTCATCCAAAATATAGAAATCTGTACAACTTTGCCACAATCAATATACATGAACTGTACAAATTTACACCAGTTCATAATTTACCAAATAAAAGATGACTAACAAAGTTCACAAAATAGATGGTGGtttgtggaaaaggacttttaCCCAATTAAGAACAAGGAAATTACAAACCAGACCTCCACTTTCTAAAAATAAGAAGTTTACTCAGTCTTAGAAAACTACAAGCTAGCAAATGTACAGATAGCTGGCTGGTGCTAACACCACAGTTCAGACAGTGTCTTTAGATGGTCTTTTTAAAGCCTGTTGCCACGGCAGATTCTGCTCACTTGCTACTTTTGAGGCCAATCTAAAGATCTGACCATTTCCCCAGGTCGTACTTACTGGTTTCTTATGTACATTTATACACAGTTGTTAAGTGCTAGGTAAAAGTCTGAAAAAGAAAGACTTCCAGGACTATGGTGTTCAACGAGTCTTGTACTGAGCTGCCAAAAATGCTAACAATTAGTAAATGTCATAGTGCAAATTGACTCTGCCAGACCTACTGCAGAGAATCACTTTTATAAATACagattgggggggagggaggaaggggatgtGTGTTTCAAAATTGGTGTAGAAATTAATGTCTTGGAGAAACTGAGCCTTCCTAGATCTTCTTCATTCCCTAGCAAGTTGCAATCATTTTGACTCACAGGCTATTAAATCACTGAAAGGTACTGTCCAAACTATGGCACTGTCACTTTAAAGTATACCAACTCTAACGTGTGCCAGATCTTCACAGCTGTGACATGGTTTAAATTCCATAatccatccccagaggtgcccACCCAAAAGCAAAAACCAAATTTAATCCATCCATTTTTAAGGTGAATCCATCCACAGACCATATCTTAACCCGATACAGTCATCATATTGTAGCTTTTGGAAGGGCTAGTTCTGCCCaagagaagttcctccttacaGCTTATCCTGCTGTCTACCATTTGCATGTTGCTGTTATTTTGGCTACCTCCTGCCGGTGCAGCTTCGTACAGCACACAGATGGAGCCATCCTCCCCGATCCGATAGGACACTTCGTAGGGGTCAACCCATAGAGTGAGTtcgctgggaagcagctggaaCAGTTCCTGGCTGCTCAATCCAATCCGCTGAGCTGCCTGTCCAATCAGAGGATCCATTTTATGGTTGATCCGGATGCAGCGGTAACCCGATCCCTTGCAGGGCTTTTCTGGGAACCAGTGGTGTTTGTAATGTTCTACAAAACACATTTGAAAGAAGAGAACAACGAAATAAAAAAGATTATCCTCCCGAATCCTGCCTTCAAGAAGGTGCAGCACGGCGATCGTCGTCGCTCCCTTTGCACGTTTCACAACCGCTCATTGTTCTAGCACCGAGGGAGGTGAAAAACCACGACAGCCttaattgttttttctttccccccccccgatCATTTTACCCAAGCGCCGTGTGTCCCTCGGGAAGCACTCATGTGCCAAGCCACTGCTCGATGCTCCCACTGATAGCTAACAATGCTTGCCATCCGAAAGGAGTGAAATACAACTTCCTAGCGTTCAAACAGAAAAATTACAGAAGGGATTGCAGACGTAGCAAACACCTCAAGGGCTGCAaagctccacaaagaaagaaggaaaaatactccccccaaaaaagcacCTTTCCAGTATCCTCTGGGGATCACACCCAGGCTTGGCTCCTCACGTTCTAAGAGGACCCAAAAATAACTAGGGAAGGAGCCGGGCAGCATTTAGCGACTG is from Dryobates pubescens isolate bDryPub1 chromosome 15, bDryPub1.pri, whole genome shotgun sequence and encodes:
- the BTG1 gene encoding protein BTG1; the protein is MHPALYTRASMIREIAAAVGFISKFLRTKGLMNERQLQTFSQSLQELLAEHYKHHWFPEKPCKGSGYRCIRINHKMDPLIGQAAQRIGLSSQELFQLLPSELTLWVDPYEVSYRIGEDGSICVLYEAAPAGGSQNNSNMQMVDSRISCKEELLLGRTSPSKSYNMMTVSG